Part of the Vigna radiata var. radiata cultivar VC1973A chromosome 11, Vradiata_ver6, whole genome shotgun sequence genome is shown below.
tatggagaaaagagaagaaaaaaggaagggtgttttacctactccttgaagaattttagtgaagtgagggtgagagcaccgtcaaataaGAGCAAGTACCGCGAGAGTGATTTGTGAAACTTTTTTTGGTATATACagggagtgaagaaagtattttagtttttagggtttcataaataaagtaataaattaaaaaaaaaattaggtaggtgggttggtggaccaatccggctcaccacgggttcaacccgcatgagccgggtctaaatgagccgggttgaaatctgacccgcatataagtgggttgtatttttcaaacccaacccggtccgaacccgtgacgggccggattggttcgcgggttgtgacccattttaacGGCTCTAAAAATGACTATTTTTTTACGTTAATTAATGTTGAAAgataattatttctaattttaatcaatttgttTATGTTGACGATGTCAATCAACATTTCTTGTTATAATATCAATGTTTAGATGCGTTaaagattgaaaataatatttatttatttatttaccagcgagagaaaaataaagtatgatccattgttttttaaattcttaatattttctctGTAGAGTGACTAACTTCAGACACAAATGCATGTATCAAACATAGAGAGGAATGAGTTGAAAATCTTCTATCAATTTCAATGTTccttttcttgtaatttttacttatgcatacatttaaaaaatatatttaattatataaatattttttaaaattttaattaattaacattccCAGTAGAAAgataagtaaaaatatttataggtgTTAAATTActctattataattaattactgaaatttagttaataaatttagctatttaagttaaaatagtattaaacATACATGcatcattcaaaataatataaaacaatttttaattttttttatgtttaaaaaacaGTGTTAGTGGGTTAGTTAGTCCAATTCCAACTCTTTTCattctaattaatatttacaCTTCTATGTAAATTTTACTTAACAACTTTTATTAGTCTTCTTTTTCGGaagttaaaacattttaatcaacATATGCTATAGAGTGTAaatgtaagtttattttaaactatataatatGCGTTTTAAATGTACTCTCTATAAGTAAgtaaccttattttttttttattattattaaggtagtattttgttaaatattttatctgttttttttagtatttacttaactttaattctaaaattaattacttcaataacacttaaaattatatttaacttgaGTTTCTATAGGGATACCTACTTCTTTGTTTGGACTAGTAGTAGTGGAGTGACTGGCTCAAGCATTTTAATTCGTGGAACCGATAACAGGACGATAAACGCACCTTCCAAATTAACAATGAATAAACGCACACTTTTATATACGTATagtatttatatacaattttctttagaaaagaaatttgtttttttctttattttaaaaatagtgggAGAGAAAAGAAGGATTGATCACGTGATAACAAAAGAATATCTTCTTCAATGTTTTAATGACATTGTAGTAATTTAAGTATCACttagcattattattattatttaatttatttaaattaggaaCAGAGgaagaatttaatttaatattttgatgaaaagaTGAAGTGGAAGATGAAGGGTGTTATTTTAAGAGGAAAAAGGAGTAACATGGCCGACCATAGTTAACTATTGAAGGGGACAAAATGGAAGAGTACTCCCCACTGCAATTTGCAACATCTTCTTCAACTTGCATATATATCAAATCCATGCCAACCTCATTTCTTCCCAATTTTCAGCCCTTatatctttttgtatttttgactCGATATATACATAGGATGCTCTCTTTTAAAATGCATAGGAATCTTGCATTGAATTTTTTTGAAGATCTTCTTATCATTATATTCAGCGTCGCATCATTAGCGTCCTTTGGAAATATGATATTCTTTTTCTAGTGTGGTTCGACTCTTATGGAAATGGAATGATGGGTTGAGATGAATAATATTAGAAGCagtatgatatatatatatatatatatatatatatatatataagatagaaagatataaagtaAAGTtgtggtgtgtgtgtgtgcatcATCATTCGCCATGCTAATATTTTCTCAACCACCAGAAATGCTTTGCTTTCGTGGTGGGTCCAATATCCTCTCAcaatctttatatatttatgtatgttCGTCCAAACTTATGCACCCAAACATGGTTTTACATTTCGGCCCATCTTCACTTTCAAATCCATTAATTATGCCAGATCAACAAATCTTCCACCAAAATTTTCACTCTAAATTCTTCTTTTCGCTCCCCATTTCAACACTTATTTCATGTTCGCCTCCAAATTAGATTGGATAATCAATCACGACGAAGACAGAGCTACAACTTTCTTAGGTTTTCATTCGGTTGAATTGGTTCAAAAGTCGATtgtcttttcttgttttgtttttcttggtGATTTAATTCTCTTTGAGATTGTAATTTGGTATgttaatttcaatattaattatttataacacTTGTGACAGTTAAATTTtttgattaatcattaatataatatatttttaggcaattaaaatgataaattattaatatagtatatttataaagtgaaaaacaatcTGAAAATAtttcggttgaattggttcGAAGGCgtctttttttactttattttatattttgatcgTCCAATCTTTTTTAAGAACATAATTCACTCTCATGGTGAGTTTAACCACTAACACTAGACAATACatttcaataatcaattattaatactGTATATTTGTAAAACTTAAGACATTCTGATCTACTAATACACTTGctaattgtaaataaataactattaacTCTGATAAGTATATTCGATATAGTAAAGATTAAATCCAAATAGATCCTTATTGGTGTTTATTGTATACGGTTTGAACAAGATAACACAATTCAACTCTTGCAAATAATTTGTGCTTGTTAAGAGCTAAATATCATTGACATGGAAAGTAACGTTTATgacaaaaaaacaatttatttctttaaaatatcattgaaaCACAGCTTACCAATGATTGTAACTACCCGCAATAACTATGAACCTGTCATTGCCCTTATCACTATTTTgtgttttcattgttttttatttaacatgtgCCCTTTTATGTCTGTATAGAACCTTATGTGCAgaatatatattcatttcatctacacattttatgtttattttattttaaaatcaaaattaatatcctaagttttataatatttttctattaactatgtaacaataataaaaataacagtgcacttattaatatttttttattttttttcacgtaaataaataatttatattatttttttttaatattattttttcaaactatAGACCACATACATCTAGTATAAAtcataatacatataatttatttaaataaatatataaattaaaattaatataacagtTAAAGTCTGACTTATTAAAATAGGATAAAACAATAAAACGTTTGTATTTCTGTCGgtgtgataaaatatatttaggtaaaagaaaagtaaaataaaatatacaattgttcatttataagttattaattatactgtatataacagttataactagaagaataatttttttttctatcatccGATTTTCCCTTGCaaactttatttctttctaattCTGCtgtttttagaaagaaattacATTGTAAGAGCTAACCACGTTGAAAATAAACAGCCTTTTATTGTTCCTGATGATTACAaactttcattcattatttGAAACAAAAGACGAATGCTTAATTCAAAAGGTTGATACTATTAGAAACGGCATGAAAGATCTCAaaggattttttatttatttttgttatgtgaATGAATATTCCAACATTTCTAAAGTAAGATATTTTAtcagtgtgtgtgtgtgtgtatatatatatatatatatatatatatatatatataatttggaaaattataagaaaaaatgagtAGCTTGAGGTGTACAAAGAGAGTGCCATCATTTTAAGACTTTATTTCCTTCGCAATAGTAttgtttttaaatgatattatatcactcaaaataataaatgatactTGAATAATAAacaggagaaaaaaaaatattaatgaatattggtatgtattaaaaaatatgacaaatatTAATGAGgtgttaaaaaataacaaagtctCTATCATTCGGTAGAGTGATATGAAATACTTGTTGTATGGATATAGATATACATCTGACAAAGCAATTGGTTggattaaatacaaaattaattagtattattttgactacaaaataaaagcacttttaaggtttttcattcaaaaaacaAGAGAcatatttcttataatttttaagatttatggGCAATACTTTTACAACGTCAAAGATACATAGAAAAATCCCagaatatattatatgattttacaTACGCCATTCCACTCTGGACAATGactatcaaattttaaaagtctTTCATACCCTGAATAAATCCTAACCATAGTGAgtgcatttttttaaaagatcgCAATCTTATTTGAGAGTTTCACCACACAGTATAACAAATAGCGACGTCACACGtcaatttgtatttaataaattttacactGCCAGTAACTTTATTTGAATATGAATGTGttccaaaatattttgaatattccCTTTTTGCACATAATTTGCTTGCTAGATGTGTGTATCTTCGACAACGCATTCTCTCTCTATAAATATCTGGGTCATGCTCTTCTCTTCCTTGTCTTCCTTTCCCATTCTTCTCTCTACTGTACTCGAAACTCACTTCCCCACTTATATATACAATGTCGGCTTACAAAGACCAGGATCCTCGTCTTCATGGCATCAAAACTAAGATTCGTGTCGTCCCAAATTTCCCCAAATCCGGttccttttctctctatttaatcttctttttcttcttcgtcttcttccttttttacgATGTTTTTTCGACTGAGAAAACGAATGACCTCGGATTCGCTGAGGTTTTgaattcatattttgtttcGGTTCCGTTTTCCagtttctagaaatttagataggcttgagttttttttttttttttttttttttttttttttttttttttttttttttttttttttttttttttttttattttcttacttttacttTCCATTCTAATTGTTTGTTTGGTTGCAATGACAGGTATTATGTTCCAAGACATTACTACTCTATTGCTCGATCCCAAGGCATTTAAGGACACGATCGATTTGTTCGTCGAGCGATACAAGGGCAAAAACATTTCTGTTGTTGCAggtaaacaaaagaaaaaaaaacactgttcttttacttttgaaaaaaaaaatggatcgACATTGAAAAAGTTGATGTGATATTGTTTTTGGTGTATGGGTTAGCTTGAAGAAGGTGGTGGGGTCCAGGGTGAGGAGAAATTTGGGAAGAGTATGCAGTAATGGTGTGTATTGTGGTTGTGCTTTTGAATGGTTTTGAGGGACATTATGGAATGGAGGTCACTGTGGGTTCTGAGAGTGGTATTTTGGGTTTGACTATGTTGTCTTAGTGGAAGAAATGGACATCTCCACTCTCTAATGGCTGCTTTTCACATGTGTGTGAAAACATCATGCATGGCTGAAAATGATTGGCTGATTTCTTTAGGGTATTCTCTGGTTTTAGAGGATTGGTAAGGTAAGGATGTTTGTTCAGAGACACATCAGAGAAAAacgtaattttataaaataattactgtgtttgttattcttttacttctttttcctcattttcatttttactaggtgtatttatttatttccaaacaaataaaagcgtaataaataacttaactaaaaaattacgccagagttaaaaaatatagttaattaaaaaagcaCGTGAAATATACGTAGTACctactactttttatttttgatatttttttatttatgttaaatcatatatgatatttttaaataaaataaaagagatagaGTGTTACTTTACAAATATACCAAATAGTTATCATTTAAATACGAGAGAGgtgttgtttattttaaagttagATGTGAGCGTTGTTATATAAAATTACTCTAAAACGTTtgtgttttttactttttaaattagagaaaacattaattcaaaagagaaaagttcaatatttttattatacaaacCATATAAAATTCATTCCTTTTCTTATTTCACAATGTCCCtcttaactaaataaaaaatattaaaatttgcaGTGTTTTTAGAAGGCTATGAAAGCAAATCAAAAGAGAGATATAGTGTGTGATATTGAAATTGATGCTTGTGTGTATCTTATATTAGAACATGTTTTCGGATCAACATTGTAAAACATTATAAAGCtcatcttcaaaatttaaaagaaattataatgtATACCACTGTGGCACAGGAGCAACCattcaatatttcttaaaagTCAATTTTCTTCTATTGTGATTTTAGTGCTTCTTCATTCTAATGCTTGTGCTTGCTCAAATTTATAGGGTTAATTATAGCAAAATATAATCTACAAGAGTCGAATATACAAATTTAGACTCTCAATTTCGCTTTCTCCACTCTCAGATCCAGatttaatgttgttttactATGTACCATTTAGAAAAAACTAACCCATTAAATCTCAGCGTAAATATTTATGAGCCCTACCTGTCAGAAATATCAAATCCGAATCTAAACCCAATAGGTTTTCATCTTActataaccatttttttttgtccacataactttttaattgtttccgctttttataatatatgatttacAACGTAGATACGCGAAAGGTCTTTGCTGAAATGTTATAATTCTTCCTTGTTAGTCAATTTTcttaacatgttttgttaaaaataaaatcaataatggatattttgtattatattattgaaatatattactgatttgttgttgtttgtattATTGAAATAGGTGTATAATTAGTTTTagtatttagatatttttattttttgatttttaaatataattaaaatataaagtagaaATATGAAATGGACAACCGGTAGATAATTTGTCATTATTGcttaaaaaacaacttttatattCAACAAAGTTTTGTTGTGGAGTATCCATTAGTTTGGCGCAATTAATGTACTTTAACCTAGGATTATcgaattagaaaataatattgaaagcTAAAATAGAAggttaatttagaaaaataagacGAGGGAACTGTAGCCATGCTTCCTATTCAACGCACTGATTaccattttaaaatatcacatTCTGTTGTTCGTGGAGATGTGCCTGGATCCAATTTGCATGGAGCACAACCACCATTGGTCATCGCTTCCAACTTGTGCAAAGTGGACCCGCATGACGAATGTTTCAACtccctcttctctctttttctcccttCTACTGTTTTCTTTCGTTTGTGGGTTCCGCCATTTCactcttattttttgtttaatatttatttacttaattgttttttctctATCCTGTGGCGCTTTCCTGTTCCTTTCTACGTTACTAAACCCTTGGTAAAACTTGAGCGTCACTTTATAGGTACAGGTGAGGAACTGCTACTAGTTCTGTACTATGTCACTGTGCGTCGTGCTTGGTTTTTTCGCTTTTGTGTCCTCTGTGTGTTGTGGTGTTACAGCTTTTTTCTGCTTTAAACTTTTTACCCCGACATGACCAGATATGCTGAGGGTTTAGTGTGATATGTCGAGGAGGACATGTTGTGGAAGCTATGAAACTGGGGCTATTATGAGTTGAGTTCTGTCTGATTCGGTGCCTTGGGATGGCTGTTGTAGCGATGCAAACTTTTTTGGTTAGAACAAAGATTGGCCCCATTTATCACTGTCTGATTTTTTGTACAGTTTAGGGGTAAATTGAAATCTGAATTGCTGATGGGTCCTTTACACCGGTTTTAGTTCTTTATGTATGATTGGAAAATGAAACACAATGCAATCGGGTTGGGTGTCACTTGTCTTTTTCCATTTGCATTAGGATTTGTCTTTGTGTGGTTATTTGCGTTTTCTAGAATGTGAGACATTTCCGGAAGCTTCTCTTCAATTATAGAGTCCAGTATGAGATGTAGAATTTTTCCTTGCCTATAATAATCATCACGTATTACCTATCCGCATTATTGTGGATTGGTAACTGTATTAATAGGCCCTTTAGCAACTGGCactgtaaaatattaaatctgtTGCTATTGTTTTTTCGACTTTTGGGTGTTTGCATCTGTCTGAGAATAAGGTGATTCCGATGATCCCCTCTActgttatttatttcttttctttctttttacatGGGGGTGGTGGGTGGGGGAGTGTTGAGGTGAGCATGCTTGAATAAGGATGCATTTTTTTTACCAGAAGGCCTTAGTTACTTCTGGCGATGGCAACCTATGACTTGCGCCGATATGGTTTTGATCTCTAGTGTATAATTAATTCTCAATCTGTCACAATCTTTCTCattcacttttatttatatcCTTTACTGGGTGGGTTTTAGATTGGAAGTTTTAGTCAAATTCTGACATCCGTTATGGTTACATTCTCTGTGCATTATTATCATTTGTTTAATTCATGTTATTTAATGACAAATTGTGAAGATGATGAtactaacatttaaaattacCTGGTACCACTTCAAAGCAAATTTTCGATCATGTATGATGAAATTTCCTTACGTTTGTTCCTTTTGGGTTTAGCATGTAATGTAGCACTTTGTTACTAATACAAGGAATTTGTTCCTTTTGGGTTTAGCATGTAATGTAGCACTTTGTTACTAATACACGGTTCCTTGATGGTGTTGAACTACATGTCATTTGCAATAGCACATGTATTGTCGCTTATGTGGTTCTGATGAATAATTATGTTATGTAGGAATCGAAGCTCGAGGTTTTATTTTTGGTCCTCCCATTGCACTGGCTATAGGAGCAAAGTTCGTTCCTTTGAGGAAACCAAAGAAGTTGCCTGGTATAATTTAAAGCCTATTTAAAAGAACATACTTTCATTTCCATGTTGATTGTATCACTCTTTCTTTAACATTTCTCATTCGGTTCATCATCGATTCACGGTTTAACCAACCTACTTGGCAATTCACGGTTTAACCAACCTATTTGGCATTTCACGGTTTAACCAACCTACTTGGCATTTCACGGTTTAACCAACCTACTTGGCATTTCACGGTTTAACCAACCTACTTGGCATTTCACGGTTTAACCAACCTACTTGGcatgtatttatttatgtgaTGCTTGTCCTGATTAGTATCCAGAGTTTCATTGTGATGATTTTTGCACACTACAAATTATTGATAAGTGATGAGTGTGCAGTCTTTAGACTTTTTAGTCCCTTGATCACCCTCTTTCGTtctgtatcttttttttttttttctatatagtCCTTCAGGCTGTTATAATCTGCCTTCCAGGTCATCTAAAATGAGACCATGACTAAATTGGAACAAATTTTGAATAAGTGCTTCAATAAATTGCTCTTGAAATGTTGCTCTGGCTTTGTCAAGGTTTGGCTGAGATTgttactataaaatatttattttctagttCTATTCTAACAAAAGCTTACCTCAATGCCAGGAAAAGTTATTTCTCAAGAGTATATTCTGGAATATGGAAGGGACTGTATTGAGATGCATGTTGGAGCTGTTGAATCTGGTGAACGTGCTTTAGTGGTTGATGATTTGATTGCAACGGGAGGAACACTCTGTGCAGCTATGGATTTGCTAGGTGAGTTCCTGTGAGCAAATCTTATCATAAATGGACATTTATTGTAACATTGATGGACATTTATTTTATCAGAACACGACATTGTTTTACATGTTGGTGATCTATTAATTTGTTCAACTGCACCATCGAAAGTTGCTCTGGCCCCAAGATCTTTCTCTGTAGTTCATTTGTTTCAGTCTATCTTTTGTCAGCAGGGATTTTTTTCCCTGGGACTGACTCttatttatcattttgaaatagaaaggaaaaaccCAGATTGTGTGTTTGAATTTCCTTTAGAAATCTTCCAACGGATATTCAACTCAACTCGTCCTCTCACATGGTATCAATAAATCAAACACGCACCAAAGTATGCAAATTAGGATTAATAGTGTGTATTACGTTCACGATTCATGCTCTTACACGAATCATTAGTGCATAAAGAGATTCATTTTATTAACTGACTAAAAGAATTTCACGGATAAAGTAGAGATCCCAGTGTTGTTCGTTTATTGAATTTGAATACGTGAACTAGGATCGTTATTACACCACAGTAATATGTTTCTTTGGATCACTATGCGTCCCTAGCTGTATTTATTACACTTTTAGCTGCACATCTGCTCAAGTACCTCAGATTAAACATCTTTATTATTTCCCCAAGTTAATGTCATTTTTG
Proteins encoded:
- the LOC106778018 gene encoding adenine phosphoribosyltransferase 4, coding for MSAYKDQDPRLHGIKTKIRVVPNFPKSGIMFQDITTLLLDPKAFKDTIDLFVERYKGKNISVVAGIEARGFIFGPPIALAIGAKFVPLRKPKKLPGKVISQEYILEYGRDCIEMHVGAVESGERALVVDDLIATGGTLCAAMDLLERVGAEVVECACVIELPEMKGRERLNGKPLYVLVEYKEK